Within the Flavobacterium sp. N502536 genome, the region CAAACCCGACCATTCTGCTATAGTAATCATTTTAGGAACAACACATTACAGCTCTTCTTCAAGCCATGCATTCATCATCCAAATTGTTTTTTCCTGCTCGGCAATGAAGTCACTCATCATAGAATTTGTCCCTTCATCGTTAATTTCATCCGACTGTTTTAAGATTTCTCTTTCAATTTTTAACAAATCAGATAAGGAGTTTACAATTAAGTGAACTGCTTTCTCGTCATTTGAAATATTCTTCCCAACAGTTAATTTATTATTTTTAATATAATCATCAAAAGTATGTAAAGGTGTTCCTCCAATAGTTAAAACACGCTCTGCAATCATGTCAATTTTTAACTGAGCATCCGTGTACAATTCTTCAAACTTTACATGCAGATCAAAAAAACGCTTCCCACGAATGTTCCAGTGTATTCCTCTTAAATTTTGG harbors:
- a CDS encoding Dps family protein, coding for MKTNILGLPVKESELLVKELNILLSNFQVYYQNLRGIHWNIRGKRFFDLHVKFEELYTDAQLKIDMIAERVLTIGGTPLHTFDDYIKNNKLTVGKNISNDEKAVHLIVNSLSDLLKIEREILKQSDEINDEGTNSMMSDFIAEQEKTIWMMNAWLEEEL